In Dyadobacter subterraneus, a single genomic region encodes these proteins:
- a CDS encoding FecR family protein, with amino-acid sequence MSYYHFEVTDFLEDEYFKAWVYTPTSETNHFWKEFLIQYPEKSEMIANAQSILLQIKDEIETEFPDEVKVENMLANIQQHMDKKPGKILSRWLTTFATAAAVLIFSISWFLKTEKQNNTTIYKKLTACSKTELKEKINSSDTLQLIVLPDRSTIVLHPKSSVSYAADFERNSKREVYLSGEAFFNVTKNPDKPFFVYANELITKVLGTSFLIKAFDNDKEVEVAVKTGKVSVFTRMDDDAEKNQSSNKLAGVILTPNQKVMFLRQQLRIKKLLVDTPEIIASAVLPAPMLKFQDEKVSQIFANLEQTYGIDIVYDEKILGNCLLTASFSNENLYEKIDMICKGIEAKFEVIDAQVVITGRGCH; translated from the coding sequence ATGAGTTACTACCATTTTGAAGTAACTGATTTTCTGGAAGACGAATATTTCAAAGCGTGGGTATATACCCCTACCTCTGAAACAAATCATTTCTGGAAAGAATTTCTGATTCAGTATCCCGAAAAATCTGAAATGATAGCCAATGCTCAATCTATCCTGCTTCAAATCAAAGATGAAATAGAAACTGAATTTCCTGATGAGGTAAAAGTTGAAAATATGCTGGCCAATATTCAACAGCATATGGATAAAAAACCGGGCAAAATATTATCCCGCTGGCTGACTACTTTTGCCACTGCGGCAGCTGTGCTTATCTTTTCCATTAGCTGGTTTTTAAAAACAGAAAAACAAAACAATACAACAATCTATAAAAAACTTACAGCCTGTTCAAAAACAGAGTTAAAAGAAAAAATAAATAGCTCCGATACACTGCAGCTCATTGTTCTGCCCGACCGCAGTACGATTGTGTTACATCCCAAAAGCAGTGTAAGTTATGCTGCGGATTTTGAAAGAAATTCGAAGCGTGAAGTATATCTGTCGGGTGAAGCATTTTTCAACGTAACAAAAAATCCGGATAAACCATTTTTTGTTTACGCAAATGAATTGATAACCAAAGTCTTAGGTACAAGCTTCCTTATTAAAGCCTTTGATAATGATAAAGAAGTGGAAGTTGCTGTAAAAACCGGAAAAGTATCCGTATTTACAAGAATGGATGATGATGCTGAGAAGAATCAGTCCAGCAACAAACTTGCTGGTGTAATTCTCACACCAAATCAAAAGGTCATGTTTTTAAGGCAGCAGCTTCGAATTAAAAAATTGCTGGTGGATACCCCGGAAATCATTGCCTCAGCTGTATTACCTGCTCCCATGCTGAAATTCCAGGATGAAAAAGTCTCTCAAATTTTTGCCAATCTGGAACAGACCTATGGAATTGATATCGTTTATGATGAAAAAATACTAGGCAATTGCCTCCTGACTGCTTCCTTCAGTAATGAAAATCTTTACGAAAAAATTGATATGATCTGCAAAGGCATTGAAGCAAAATTTGAAGTAATAGATGCACAAGTAGTCATTACCGGCAGAGGATGCCACTGA
- a CDS encoding RNA polymerase sigma factor, which translates to MTSTFTHSEDKVLWQAFKQGDEVAFTTLYHRYVHVLYGYGKKLISDEEAVQDMVQELFIDIWQSKSRLADVDSPKFYLFRALRRRIHKSVNGNHHSQRWENIDEGIHPVDFPKEYEIIEEEDFQRQKDELNSWLKSLPVRQYEVLMLRYYQDFSYSEISEILSINEQSVRNLIQRAVLKLRHLTTSIIFAGIFLFF; encoded by the coding sequence TTGACATCAACTTTTACACATAGTGAAGATAAAGTATTGTGGCAAGCCTTCAAACAAGGTGATGAAGTAGCTTTTACCACATTATACCATAGATATGTTCATGTCCTCTACGGATATGGCAAGAAGCTTATATCCGATGAAGAGGCTGTTCAGGATATGGTTCAGGAACTTTTTATTGATATTTGGCAAAGTAAAAGTCGTTTGGCAGATGTTGATTCTCCCAAATTTTATCTCTTCCGTGCCTTGCGCCGCCGGATACACAAATCCGTTAATGGAAATCATCATAGTCAGCGCTGGGAAAATATTGATGAAGGAATACATCCGGTAGATTTCCCCAAGGAATATGAGATCATAGAAGAAGAAGATTTTCAGAGACAAAAGGACGAATTAAACAGCTGGTTGAAAAGTCTTCCCGTACGTCAATATGAAGTTTTAATGCTTCGCTATTACCAGGATTTCAGCTATTCTGAAATTTCTGAAATACTTTCCATAAACGAGCAATCTGTTCGTAATCTCATCCAGAGAGCAGTTTTAAAGCTGCGTCATCTTACCACTTCTATAATTTTTGCAGGCATATTTTTATTTTTTTAA